The following are encoded together in the Actinoplanes sp. N902-109 genome:
- a CDS encoding GNAT family N-acetyltransferase translates to MLRRQDVGHRVVVRRIVGVSQNRPLFTDALGELVELTETDLTLATAKGTLRVPLAEVHRAKRVPAARRPPAADVVALELAANAGWPAPVQAKLGSWILRAAGNWTGRANSALPIGDPDRTLEEAIDAVTEWYSARGQRPMINTPMPLAAPVSAALDARGWTARPLTLVQTIRIAALVEAVPPRADLPTVELADSPTDEWYAMVAEHKGTLPDSARRILTGVPDAVFAMVHDARGELLAVARGAVTGPDRWLGVSLVQTAPAARRRGVAAHVLRALCQWASQQGSARAYLQVEERNTAAVALYQKLGFQTHHTYLTRVAPEER, encoded by the coding sequence GTGCTCCGTCGGCAGGATGTGGGACACCGGGTGGTGGTCCGGCGAATTGTAGGTGTTTCCCAGAATCGCCCGCTTTTCACGGACGCCCTGGGCGAGCTTGTCGAGCTGACCGAGACAGATCTCACTCTCGCCACCGCCAAGGGCACCCTGCGAGTCCCGCTCGCCGAGGTGCACCGAGCCAAACGGGTGCCCGCCGCGCGCCGGCCCCCGGCCGCTGACGTGGTCGCGCTCGAACTGGCCGCGAACGCCGGCTGGCCGGCCCCGGTGCAGGCCAAGCTGGGCTCCTGGATCCTGCGCGCGGCCGGCAACTGGACCGGGCGGGCCAACTCGGCGCTGCCGATCGGCGATCCGGACCGCACCCTCGAGGAGGCCATCGACGCGGTCACCGAGTGGTATTCGGCCCGCGGTCAGCGTCCGATGATCAACACGCCGATGCCGCTGGCCGCGCCGGTGAGTGCGGCCCTGGACGCCCGCGGCTGGACCGCCCGGCCGCTGACCCTGGTGCAGACCATTCGGATCGCCGCCCTGGTCGAGGCCGTGCCACCCCGCGCCGACCTGCCGACCGTCGAGCTGGCCGACAGCCCGACCGACGAGTGGTACGCGATGGTGGCTGAGCACAAAGGCACCTTGCCCGATTCCGCGCGGCGCATTCTCACCGGCGTGCCGGATGCGGTCTTCGCGATGGTGCACGACGCCCGCGGCGAGTTGCTGGCGGTGGCCCGCGGCGCGGTGACCGGTCCGGACCGCTGGCTGGGCGTCTCGCTGGTGCAGACCGCCCCGGCGGCCCGGCGGCGCGGGGTGGCCGCGCACGTGCTGCGCGCCCTGTGCCAGTGGGCGTCGCAGCAGGGCTCCGCGCGGGCCTATCTGCAGGTCGAGGAGCGCAACACGGCCGCTGTGGCGCTCTATCAGAAGCTCGGCTTCCAGACCCACC